The following DNA comes from Colius striatus isolate bColStr4 chromosome 21, bColStr4.1.hap1, whole genome shotgun sequence.
GACCTTGAAAGAAGAGAGAGTGGGTATCAACTATTTGAGTCCTATAGTCAAAAACAACTATGTGAAAATAGAGAAAGATCTTTAAAGCACACGGGAGAAATGCCCCTGTCAAACACTCCCTGTGGGGCTGGTTTTGCCTCCCTCTGGTTTTTCATGAATAATCTTACAGTTAAGCTGGGAGATCACTGGGgatgtctctgtctctggagaATCTTGTCTCAGCAGCATGTGGGAGCATCCTTTGCATGGTGAGTGGCCTTTGATAAGAAAGATCTCAGACTGCTCCACTCATGTCTGCTGGCAAAGAGGCACCGTTGGATTTGGTGTAGCTAAGCAACTCCTGAATGGCTCTGGCTGTGTACATgttctcatcagaaagcaagGAGGAAGGGCAAAGCAGCAGCGCAGAAGAGAGAAGGGTACCCACTATTTCAGGCCTATGGCCAAAGCCaactctgtgaaatcacagcgACAGGGACTTCTCCCGTGGCCTTTAAAGATCTGTCAAACAGTCCCTGTggtgctgctttttctccctccatctTTCCCATGACTAATCTTACAATTGAGCTGTGAAATCCTTAGGGATGTCTCTGTCTCGGGGAAATCTTGtcccagcagcatgggggaGCATCCTCTGCACGGTGACAGGCCTTTGATAAGAGGGATGTCAGAGTGCTCCACTCACTCAGCTACTGGCAGAGGCATCCTTGTCTTTGTGCAAATGCTCTCTGTTGATTCAGTAGTAGAGAAAGTCGTTTGTCTCTTTGTCCAACTCCTGTTGCAGGAAAGAAGTGGCCATGAAGGTTTCATCAAAGTCCAAGTTGTTCACGCTGGCttcagtgaggagctgctgctgctcctggccatCCTGGAGCTGGTGGATGTGGTGCCCGTGTGCCGTCAGCTCTGGCTCGTGTTCTGCGGGGCTGTTTGGTTCTGTGAGCTCCAGAAGTGGAGAGTCACGGTTCGAGATGGTGATGAAGCTGCTTTCTGAGTCAGAGTCACTGTCCACATTGCTGTTGAAGCTGGTTTTGGTGTCAAAGCCTCCACGTTGGTTGGTGTAGAAGAAGGCTTCCCAGTCCAAGTCCCCTTGCAGTggccccagctccagctgctgctccgGGCtaagcagggcagggctgcaaagTCGAGCCACCTTGGCCATTCCTGCAGGCGATGGCTTCTTGCGCTTCTGCCCTGCTTTGccatctgctgcagccagggtctGGTTGCTGGTGGCTTCTTCAAACTCCTTCAGCCGCTGCTGCACCTCCCTGTTGACAGTTAGGATGGAAGTGTAGGTGCCAGAGGAGGTGTCTGTGCAGGTGAGGCTCCCTGTGCCTTGTGGGGCTGTTGCAGGACAGGCCAGGTGGCTCTGTGCTTGGGGCATCCTCCGCTGTTTGCAGGCAATGTCTCTGCTCAGTTTAGTGTCAAGTTCTCCACATGAGTTGGTGTTGCAGATGGCTTCACAGTCAAAATCGTCTTCCAGTgcccccagctccagctgcttctcctggctcagcaggacagggctgcAAAGCCGAGACACCTTGGCCATTGGTTTGGGTGATGGCTTCTTGTGCCTCTGCCCTGCTTTGccatctgctgcagccagggtctGGTTGCTGGTGGCTTCTTCAAactccttcagcagctgctgcaactCCCTGTTGACATCGAGGATGGAAGTGTatgtgccagaggaggtgtcTGTGCAGGTGAGGCTCCCTGTGCCTTGCGGGGCTGTTGCAGGACAGGCTGcgtggctgtgtgctgggggcaTGCTCCGCCGTTTGCAGGCAATGTCTGTGTTCACTGTGGTGTCAAACCTTGTTTTCCTGTCAGGGTCTCCACGTGGGTTGGTTTTGAAGGTGTCTTTTCTGTCCAAGTCTGCTTTCAGTGCCCCCAGCTCCGGCTGCTGTtcctggctcagcagggcagggctgcaaagcCGAGACACCTTGGCCATTCCTGCAGGCGATGGCTTCTTGCGCTTCTGCCCGGATCTGCCATCCGCTGCAGTCAGAGACTCGTTGCTGGTGGCTTCTTCAAAGTctttgagcagctgctgcaactCCCTGTTGACACTGAGGATGGAAGTGTAGGTGCCAGAGGAGGTGTCTGTGGTGGCCAGGCTCCCTGTGCCTTGCGGGGCTGTTGCAGGACAGGCcatgtggctctgtgctgggggcatcctgctctgtttgcaGGTCCCACTCTTGAGCCTCTGGGCATATTCGGGGTGAAGCGTCCAAAAGCCGCCTCTGCCTGGCTCCCCCTTCTCCTGGGGCACCCTGATGAAGCTCTTGTTCAAGGAGAGGTTGCGCCGGATGGATCTCTAGagccagaagagaagcagcaaagcaaaagcaatggTGAGTGTTGGGCTGGTGCTGCAACACcgagctgtgtggggctgggggaaagGCACATTGTGGCCTGGGGGCAAAGAGAGGAGACAGCAATGTCAGGGCATCCTGGGCTCCATGGGCAGAAGAAGCTTTTGTGTGTCTTGTGCAGAGCTTGGTTAGGAACATaaccaaaaacaaaagaaaggaaaagaagaaagaggaaagtgaaatagggaaaggaaagggaaaggaaaggaaaggaaaggaaaggaaaggaaagaaaggaaaggaaaggaaaggaaaaggaaaggaaaggaaaggaaaggaaaggaaagggaaaggaaaggaaaggaaaggaaaggaaaggaaaggaaaggaaaggaaaggaaaggaaagggaaaataagagggaaggaaggaaggaaggaaggaggaaagaaaaaaaaaggaagacaggaaaaaaaggaaaaaaaccccaaaaatgttgaaaaacacacacacaagaaagaaagaaagaaagaaagaaagaaagaaagaaagaaagaaggaaaagaaagaaagaaaaaaggaaagaaaaaaaggaaggaagaaaagaagaaaggaagagagaaagaaagaaagaaagaaagaaaggaaggaagaaaggaagaaagaaagaaagggaaagaatgtaagacaaggaaagaaagaaaggaaagaataaaaagaaagaaagaaaggaaggaaaaaagaaaagaaaaaaggaagagagaaagaaagaaagaaaaaagaaagaaagaaagatcaaaagaaagaaaaaagacagaaagaaataaagaaagggagaaagaaaaaagaaagaaggaaagaaaggaagaaagaaagaaaataaaggaagaaaggaagaaagagaggtagaaagggagaaaaaaagaaagaaacaaacaaacaaaaggaaagaagaaaaggaaggaaggaaggaaggaaggaaggaagaaagaaagaaagaaagaaagaaagaaagaaagaaaggaaggaaggaagaaagaaagaaagaaagaaaggaaggaagaaaaagaaagaaaataaggaaggaagaaaagaagaaaggaagagagaaagaaagaaagaaacaaagaaagaaagaaagaaagacaaggaaagaaagaaaggaaggaagaaaaagaaagaaagaaaaaagaaaagaaagaaagagagaaaggaagaaagaaagaaagaaagaaggaaagaaagaaagaaaaaagaaagaaagaaagaaagaaagaaagaaaggtagaaaaaagaaagaaagagaataaatgtaagaaagaaagaaaaaaaagaaggaaagaaagaaagaaagaaggaaagagaaagaaagaaagaaaaaaaaggaaagaaagaaagaaggaaagagaaagaaagaaagaaagaaagaaagaaaggaagaaaggaagaaagaaaaataaaagaaatgaagaaagaaaaaaggaagaaagaaagaaaacaaaaggaagaaaggaagaaagagaggaagaagaaaaaagaagaaagggagaaagaaagaaagaaagaaagaaaaggaaagaagaaaagaaagaaagaaggaacgaaagaaagaaaggaagaaagaaagaaaaaaggaagaaagtaagaaagaaggaaagaaagaaaaaagaatgaaaaagtaagaagaaagaaaggaaggaagggaggaaaaacaaaatataaaaaaatataattacaaaCAAAGGAAGTGATAAAGATAaagaaagaaggggagaaagaactttaaaggaaaagaaagagaaagaggaagaggaagagaaagagaaagagaaagagaaagagaaagagaaagagaaagagaaagagaaagaaagagaaagagagaaaagaaagaaggaggcaagaaaggaaaaaacaaaatatgtaaaattaaacaaaatcccatttgaaaaaaaactgaacaacagaggaaaaaaaagaagtggaaacGAAGAGCAGGAGCACAGAAATCCCTGCAAACAgtccaggctgtgctcagtgcacagccacagctgaaCGGCACTGTACAATGGTCACACACTGCAGCTGatgtctctgctccccatctgccctcctcagcccaAACTCCCTGCAGCCCGGGCTGCCTCTGTTCTTCCCTGGCTGCTTCACACCTTGAGCATTCCTGCCTGCAACAGCcctctgcagagaagggctgGAAACCTTCCTGCCTTTGTTACTAGGCACAGTTGATGACGAGCACGGTGAGGATCCAGCCGTGAGCTGGAGGAGAAACCACCCCActggcacacagctcctgtCCTGAATCCCTCCTGTAGgtgcccccagcacaggggatggtAAGGAACCAGGTGAGCCTGGAGAGGAACCAGCAGgtccccttctcccttcccttcccttcccttcccttcccttcccttcccttcccttcccttcccttcccttcccttcccttcccttcccttcccttcccttcccttcccttcccttcccttcccttcccttcccttcccttccgttccctcccctcccctcccctcccctcccctcccctccccttcccttccctgtgctgggcttcaggagctgctgcacacCCCCCTGCCTGAGGACAAGGTGGCCACACCTGGGCAGGGGGTTGCAGGGtcgtgcccagccctgcctggagcagcccccAGGATGG
Coding sequences within:
- the LOC133627477 gene encoding forkhead box protein J1-B-like, with product MEEQPARPDMAQGSSSSDWEATEAGRSFSLEDSDDNLTSLLWLKDFSLANTSLAKSSCCLGGPDPPSSQRCSTLAAPCSALAAEPACGALSHSPCQPISSSASRTVLSPELAQDTGHRSNPSVRPPYTYASLICMAMEASQKPSISLSDIYKWIRDNFSYFRHADPSWQRSIRRNLSLNKSFIRVPQEKGEPGRGGFWTLHPEYAQRLKNIACKQRRMPQAQSHLACPATAPQGTGSLTCTDTSSGTYTSILTVNREVQQRLKEFEEATSNQTLAAADGKAGQKRKKPSPAGMAKVARLCSPALLSPEQQLELGPLQGDLDWEAFFYTNQQSSFITISNRDSPLLELTEPNSPAEHEPELTAHGHHIHQLQDGQEQQQLLTEASVNNLDFDETFMATSFLQQELDKETNDFLYY